CGTCCTCGTGGTAGCAGATCGTGACGCGAAAATTCCACGGCGCGACAAAGGACTCCGGCTGTCGGACCACACCAAAGTCGATCTTCACGGGCGCGGCGAGGGCGATCTCGCGGCCGAGCGAGTCCAGCGCGAAGCCTGGCTGCACCACGACGCCTTTCGGGTTCTCCGGGTCGAGGACGACGTCGAGCCCGCTCGCGATGCCCCATGTGTGGAGCGCCCGATTGGCCGCTCGGTAGCTGTCGATCTGATAGCGCTGCTCCTGCGAGAGATCGATCGCCCGGAGGAGCTTGTCCGCGGTGAAGCTAGGCCTCTCCATTCCCGACCCTCTCGTTCCTACTGGATCCGCATGAGCTTGAGCAGCTTGACATACGGCGGCGTGATGGCCGCTGGCCCGGTTCGATAGGGGTTCGTCGACCCGGGGGCGCGCGATCCGCCCTCGCTGCTGGCGCCGGTCATCACGTTATCCGCTGGATCCACGAGAACGACCGGTGTGTGCTCGTGCGTGAGGATGCAGCTCGCCCCGGGCCCTGTCCCCTGGCCTGCGCCGTCGGCGCCGTTGTCGACCGTGGCCGAGCTGGTGTGCGAATGCCGAAAGAGGTGGTGATGCGTGAGCTCGCCGAACGTGTGAACGTGCTGTGTACCGTCGTTGCCCTGGCTACTGATCTGGCTCCCGTCCCACGCGCCGCGGACGAAGTAGCCCGTCAGGTCGGGGAGGGTCTTTCCGTCGAGCAAGCTCCCCGGCGCGCTCACCTTGGACCCGTCACAGACCGCAAATCCATCCGGGATCTGGCGCTTCGCATCCGGACGCCACCAGTCGATGATCCCTCCGATCGGCACCGCGATCACCGCCTCCTTCTGCTCCGTGCCGTCGGGGAAGATGAACCACTTCGACGCACGGATGGCGCCCTCCACGACGAGCTTCGGCTTCGAGCTCAGCTGGCCGTGCCCTCCGTTCACCTCGCCGAGCCTTACCGTGCCGTCCTCGGAGAGGTGAAGCGCCACCTGTCGCGCATCGGGCGGGCTCGCCGATGGCCGCGCCGTCAGCTCCATCCTCTTCTCGGTGCGCAGCTCGACACCGCCGCGCTCCTCGAAGCGGATCTCTGGCGCGATGGACGCTCTTAATTGGATTCCACCGCCGCCGGCAAAGACGATGTTGCCTCCTCCCGATTCACTGTCATCATACCGGTTCTGGTACGTTTGCCCTGCCCTGGCTTCGGCGCGCGTCAGCCGAACGTCGCCGCCGGACACCGCGAAGCACTCTTCGGGGCTCTCCGTCCCGAGCCCGACGCGCGGCTCCCCATCACCCACATTGCACACGAGCAGGGCAGCCTCGCTGCCGCACGCGAACCGCGCGACGCGCGCCCGCTGGAACGTCCACGTCGCGTCCTCGGCATTCAGCTCTTCGCTCGTGGACACCGTCTCGCCCGGTCCGACGGCCTTGACGTCGGCCTGGACCGGATTTCCGGCGAGGTTCTGGGTGAAGATCCGGTCTCCGGGCGCGACGATCCGATCGATGGGGATGCGGATGGGAGCGCCGTTACCGGGGACGGTGGCCGAGACGGCCTTGCCGCTGCTCCGTATCGTCCCAGGGCCCGCGAGCGGCGCGTTGGGGGCTCTCACCTCGAACACGGCCCTGTGGATCGTGGTACCGATCGTGACCGGCCCTCTCACCGAGAGCTTGACGGCGGGGGCGCCTCCGCTCCGCGGCCGGAAGCGCACCTCGTCGGCGCTCGCGCGCAGCCCCGTCGTCGCGCTCTCCTGGTCGCCGGCCGACCAGCCGACGATCCTCGGCTCCCTGTTGCTGGGGAGCAGCGCGTGCGCGAAGCGCAGCGCCCCGGCGCTCATGCTGACATAGCGGCGGCAGCGCGTCGTGAGGACCGGCGACGAGGACGGATGGCTGAGCTCGGCGAGGACGATCTCTCTCTCCACGTCGATTTCGGCCTTTTTGTACCAGGAGAAGCTCACTTGTTCGCGCGTCCACGGAACCCTGGTCTTGTTCGTGGCATAGACCGACTTCCTTGTGCTCCTGGCGACCAGGGTTGCGTCGTCCGACGGAGCCGGGCCTGACCACGGATCGTCGACGACCAGGATGTGCTCGCTCCTATCGAACGCGAGCCCCGGAGAAACGGTCACCGTGCCGCGCTCGAGCGTCACGTCGAGCCCGACCGCGATGCCCCACGTGTGCAGCCCGAAGTCGTGCGCGCAGCGGAGGGCGTCCACGTAGCCTTGCTCGGCGGTGTAATCGCCCACGGTGAGGAACTCTCCGGGGAAATAGTTGGGTCGGCGCAGTGACGTCTCATTCGCCATCAGGAGCACCTCGGTCACTTGATCCGTATGATCTTCAACAGGTCAAAGTGAGGCGGCAGAACCTCGTCGGAGCCACTACCCACCGGTGGAGAGCCTTCACCCTCCGCAGAGCCTTCTGCCACTGGAGGGCCCGTCTGCAGTTCGCCGGATGGTATCGCGGACTCGTCACACTCTAGCCCGCTGGTGGGATTGACCGTGACATCGATCATATGCGTATGCTTTTTTCCGCTGAGCCCGTTGGAGCCGCCGCCTTTGGATGGAGATGTGGTGCTCGCCTCGCCCGAGGCGAAGGCGAGCGGGCCGCCATGACCATGGTCAACCGAGTGCTTGTGCGGCGGGACGACCAGCTTGTGCCGGTGAGCACCGTCCTCTGTCTTTCCGACCTTTCGGGAGTCCGTGGTGCCCAGGACGAAATAGCGCCGAAGGTCGGGGACCGCTCTCCCGTGGAGCGGGCTATCCTTGTCGTAGACGGTCGCACCGTCGCAGAGCTGGAAGTTCTCGGGACATTGCTGCGCGAGGGAGCTCGGATCCGACCACCAATCGATCACAGTGCCGATGGGGAGCGTGGGGTGCGCGGTCGTTTGCGGGGTCTGCTGGGTTCCGATGAGGAAGCCGCCGCGCAGCGACTGCACGGCTCCCTCGACGTTGAGCATCGCGTCGAGAGACGCGCCAGCGTCGGGAGACACGACCTGATCGCTCGGGTCGATATTCACCCTGTCAGGGAAGATCTCCAGAACCGAGCGCCCGCTCCCCGAGTCGCCTCCGGTCTGGAGCGTGATCGTCAGAGGCCAAGGGACGGCCACCTTCAGGCCGCTCTTGCGGAAGGTGACGGTCTCCCCCTCCGGGCCACGAAGCGAACCCTCTTCTCGAAAGAATATCGTCTTGTCGCCGTCGAGGAGGAGGTCCCCGTTAATCTCGAGCTTGGCCGTCGGCGCTTCGACGCCCACGCCGAGATTGCCCTCGCAGGTAAGAGCGAGCACCGGCTCGATCATCCCCGGCGAGGTGCTCGCTTCGGTCCCCATGAACAGGACCTTGTCCAGCGGACCGCCCGTGCCGGTGACGTCGAGTTGCGCCTTCGGCCAGTCGCGCGGCGCCGGACCGAGCAGGTTCTCCTCACCGGGCGGGCGGCCCAGAAGGGTGGGGCTGTCCAGGCCGAGAGCGTTCGACACGGTGAGCGTCCCCGTGATCTTCAGCGCGCCCGTGAACGAGACCTGGTCCGCGCTGACCTCCAGCGCCGAGGCGCGAGGCTCTTCCTTGTCGACGCTCGCGCAGAGGCTCGGGGGCTCGGGGTCCGTGCCGTCGAGCACGAAGGCAGCCTGGCCGACGCGCACGCCGCTCCACGCGCGCGTGTTGGGATCAATCTCCACCTTGCCGTCGTCGTCGATCGTCAACTTTCCGAGCACGATGCTCGCCTCGCGTTGAGCCTCGCCCTTCTCCACGAGCTTGATGCGCGGCTCGAGCAAGAACCGCTTGAACCCCTGGGCCTCGTACCGGGAGGAAGCTGAAGCAGGGTCCGGTCGCTCCGCCAGGGCGAGGAGCACGTAGAGCTCCGTCCCCCGTCGATGCCCGAGGTCGAGGCTCTTCGGCTTGTCGAGGAAGAGCGGACGCCCCTGGTCGTCGATCGCCATCCCGGGGTTCACGTTCACGGCATTCTTCGGGCCCACCGTCAGCGAGAGCGTGAGCCCTTGAACGATGCCCGCGGAGTGAAGCGCAGCGTGGCGCTCCGCGATCAGCTGCTCGAAGTAGCGTTGGTCCGCGCGGAAGACCGAGGCGGTGAGCAGCTGGCCGTCGAAGAAGGCGATACGCTGGCACTCCGGCGATTTCACCCTCGCCCTCCGCCTCGCTGAGCGCCCTCGGCTTCGAGCTCCGCGACACGGGCGCTGAGCTCCTGGATCGACCGGATCAGCAGGGGCACGAGCTCCTGGTATGCGACCGTCTTCAAGCCCGCGGCGCTCTCCCCCACGATCTCGGGCACGACGCCCGCGACCTCCTGCGCGATGAGCCCCAGCCGGCGCCGGCGCGCGGGATCGGAGCGCCAGGCGAACGACACGGGATTCAGCTTGGCGACCCGAGCGAGGGCGCCATCGATAGTAGACACCTCGACCTTCAGCGCGGCGTCACTGGGTGAAGAGGTGGCCGACTCCGGGCCCCACGCGACAGATTCCCGTCCAGAAGTATCCGCGGTCGTGGGATTTGCATCTGCGTCGGTCTTGAATGAACCCAGAACAATCCCGATCGGCATTTCTATACCGTTCTCATCGGTCCATGCAGGATCCGTAGGCACCGGATCCCCGAATTTTACGTACGCCAGCAGAACACTCTCATTGATCAAGTGACCAGCTTGCAGGCCCTGCTCGTCGTCGGGATCTTCGCCATACGCTATGTAAACAGTGTACTCCGCGTCAGCCTCAAGCTCAGGATCACCCAGATCCAAAGACTGAATCAGATCGCCCACGGTCGCGTAGTCAAGGATCAGTGGCTTCCCCTGGTAGTCGAAGGCCATGCCGAGAGATACATAGACAGCACCATCCTGCACGGACAACTCAAGACCAGAGACGACACCCGGCCCAAACAAGAACAAGTTCTGCTGACGGACCAGATCACGAAGATACTTTTGCTCTCGATTGAAATCATCCTCGACGAGCAGCTCACCATCGTAATAATACGTACGCGTCAGCTGGTTGGTGGTTGCGAGGTAGTCAAATTTATCCGACATGATTCCTCTGAGCGCCGTCTGATCATGCTGGCGCTGAAGACCTGAGCGCTTCGGCCCGCGTGCACACCGGGATGGTTCAGCCGAGGCAGTCCGGCTTGCTCACATAGATGATAGAACAGCGCGCATGAACGGGCTTCTCCTCGTCCACAAACGAGCTCATGGTGCTCTTGAGCCGCTCCAGCTGCGCCTGGATCCGATACTTGTTTGCATTCAAATAAATCCCCACAACAAAACTATGTGGCCGCATCCCATCCAGCACGGGCAGGAGCGCGGGCGGCATGACGATCTTGTCGGGATCTTCCGGTTCAGGCGAGGCCGTCTCTGCGAGCGTCGTGTTCGTGCCGAGCTCGACGGGCTGCGCCGGCGTCATATCGACCACGCTGGTCTTGATCCATACTGTCTGACTGCCAGATTGCTCAACGACGACGTTGTCGAAAAATGCTTCCATGAGCCCCTTCAGCCCTTCCAGCGTCCCGCGCTTCCGGTAAAGAGGCATGATCCTTGAGAGCACATCTCGCCGCCTATCAACGCTCCAGTCGCGGATAGGCACGAGGGCGATCCACCCCGAGAGCCATTCCAGGAGCTGTGCCAGAGGTTCCAGGATGAGGCCCATTCGCTGCCGGCGCGTCGAGACGGAGAGGGACTCCGGGGGGACGAAGGGGACGACGCCCAGGAAATGGTTCAGCACCTCCAGGACCTCCTCCGTCGGGGCCAGGGGGAACTGGGCTGTCTGCTCCGCGACTTCGATCGGAGGTAGAAGCTCCGTCGAATCAGGGAACAGGAACGACAGGCGCGGAGAGAGGATCGAGGGTAGCGCATCCAGGAGCGCCGCCATCCCTTGTTGCACACCGGCCTCGCCCCCGTCCCTCCGCCCGAGCAAGCTCTCCGCGATCATCAGGTAGCGCTCGACGAACGACGGCGTGCCGTCCTCGCCGCGGCTCGCGTGAACCGCGGGGAGCAAGCGCAGGTACTCGGATTCCTCATCGCTCACGTTCCACCTACCTTCGCAACCATCGTATTTTTGCCGATCTGACTAGCACCTACCAGCATGCCATACGCGGAAGTCACGGCCTGGAGCGACAGCGACACGATCCATGGAAAGCCCAGGTCGCGAGCCGAGCGCAGCACGATCGTCGTGTAATTAACGCTCGCTTTCCCTACGCGCAGCCCGGTCATCCGCTCGATATATACACGGACCGGCTGGCTGGCATCGAGCCCGTCAACGCCCTGCAGGGCGGACGCGATGTCCTCGCTCGTGAGGGGGCGGCGGTACGGGTAGCCCTGCCCTGAAGGGCCTCCGATCAAGGGATCGAGCAGCGCCGTGATGCGCTCCCACGCTCTGCGCAGCACGGAGGCCGGGTTCGTGTCGATGATGCTCGGGTCACTCTTGCTGGGCGTCTGCGTGACCAGGGCGGCGACCGTGGCGACCACCCGGGTCGGATCGAACTGCGGCCTCACGACGGACGCGCTCGTGCCGATGAGACAGCGTGGCGCAAGGTACCGGCCGATGACATCCGTCAGATCGCCGTACTTGTCATAATAATCAGAGTGAGACACCGGGTCGTAATAGTCATCGATCGAAGCCAAACAATTGGACGAGTCATGCACGCTTGGCTCGCTCATGACGTAGGACAAAGTGGCTCCGGAGACGATGGTCACCTCGACGCTCTCCCCGCGCTTCCTGACGATGGCGCGCTCCGCTCTGGACGCGGCCTCGGAGACGCTCGCGGTGCACTCCAGGGCAAGCGCCGCGAAGTCCTGCTCCGTGATCGCCCGGCACGGGGAGCGCCAAAACCCTGACAAGGCTGTATACAGATCGGCCGGATCGGGGTTCTTTCGGCCAGAGCTCGAGCGGAGGGCCCGCAAGAGCTCGACGTACGAGGGATCGCGCAGGACCACGCTGCCAGCGAACTCCAGCGGATAGCCGTCCGCGTCCATCAGCACGTCCTGCTCCGCCTCTTGAAGCGTCTCGTCGAGGCCCTGCTCCGGCGTGCCGGCGGCAAGCAGGGCGAAATTGCGATAGGCCCCCGCCGGGACCCGATCGACACGGTAGGATGTCCCCTCCGCGATGAAGGCGAAGAGCTGAAGCAGCGTGATGCCTGGATCGGACGCGTTGTAGTCCGTCCAGTTCGAAGTCAGCGCGGGGATCGTCTCTCGAAGCCAGCGGAAGATCTCCGCGTAGCGTTCGGGCGCGAGGTTCGGGAGCTTCCGCTCAACCGCCACGGCGCACCTCGAGTCGGAGAGCGCCCGCCGCCGGTAGCTGGCGGTCCGCCATCGTGACGACGGCCCGCTGGATCGGGTCGCGCCTGGAGATCGCGACGTCGTGGATCCGGGCGACCCTGGGGATGCCCTGCAAGCCCCGAGCGACCATGTTGCAGGTCACCGTCGCGCGGAAATCCCAGCCCGCTGGTTGCTTCTCGCCGCCGAGCGGCTTGAAGAAGTCTTTGAGGCGGCTGATCATCCTCGCGCGGACATCGGTCTCGTTCGCGCCCGGATCGAGCGACGCGCCAACCTCGACGTCGATGGTCACGTACTCGGGCTCCACCACGGTGATCGCGTCCGCGACGGCGAAGAAGGCCCTCGCGTGCAGGTACGCCTCGACCTCCTCGATCAGAAACGACGTCGGCATCGGCTCTTCCGTGTCCTCGCGCGGCACGATCGCGACGATGAGCCGCTCGCCCGTTGCGTACGCCGTGGCCCGCCCGACGCTCGGCGACGACGCGAGCGCCAGGGTCGCGAAGTCCTCGGCGCTCATGGCCCTGTCCATCGCCTTGAGACGCTTCGGCCCAAGCCTCCGCAGGGTGTCGAGGTCGTCTGCGTCCATTCCGCCCTTGGCTGCGAGGACGTTGGTGACCGATTCGACGCCGGTGATCGCCTGCTCGAGCACAGCCAACTGTCCGGCGGGCAGGTTCCCGCGCGCGCCGCCGCCGCTCGAATAGCTCGCCGCGCGGATGTCGTTTTCGCCGAGCGGCGGGGCCATGCCGCGAATCCCATCCCCGAAAGAGAGCTCTCCGGTCGTGGAATCGAGCATGTAATGCCGGTCGTCCGCCTTCGAGAACGCGAAGGTGGTGACCTTCTCCCAGCGCCGCCAGGCGTAGAGCTCCCCCGGCGCCGCGCCTGCCTGCCCTGTCACCTGCTCGCGTACCTCCACGACCTCGCCGTCGAGGATCGGCTTGCGCGGGAACTCGAGCACGAGCCCCGGCGCGGCCGTGCCCGAGCCAAGGACGTCGTTCTTCCACAAGAGGGCATTTTCGGCCACAACTGCGTTCGGCACGACGCGCTTTATCCGCGGCAGCCACCTGGGCTCTCTCTGCGGCGCCGACAGCCGCAGCCATACAAGGGTCTTGTCGAACCGGGTGCTCTCGGTGATCCAGGTCGGGATCTGGATCTCGACCAATCCGCTGGTCGTGAAGCCGTCCGTGCGGTCCGTGACCGTGAGCGGGCGGAAGGCGGTGCCGTCCCAGCCTTCCCAGACAAGCTCGTCCTCGATCTGCTGCTCGACGCCCCGGCTCGGCGCGTCTTCGTCGAGCACGATGAAGAGCGACATCGTGCGGCCCAGCAC
The DNA window shown above is from Sorangium aterium and carries:
- a CDS encoding tail fiber domain-containing protein encodes the protein MSDKFDYLATTNQLTRTYYYDGELLVEDDFNREQKYLRDLVRQQNLFLFGPGVVSGLELSVQDGAVYVSLGMAFDYQGKPLILDYATVGDLIQSLDLGDPELEADAEYTVYIAYGEDPDDEQGLQAGHLINESVLLAYVKFGDPVPTDPAWTDENGIEMPIGIVLGSFKTDADANPTTADTSGRESVAWGPESATSSPSDAALKVEVSTIDGALARVAKLNPVSFAWRSDPARRRRLGLIAQEVAGVVPEIVGESAAGLKTVAYQELVPLLIRSIQELSARVAELEAEGAQRGGGRG
- a CDS encoding phage tail protein, whose protein sequence is MSDEESEYLRLLPAVHASRGEDGTPSFVERYLMIAESLLGRRDGGEAGVQQGMAALLDALPSILSPRLSFLFPDSTELLPPIEVAEQTAQFPLAPTEEVLEVLNHFLGVVPFVPPESLSVSTRRQRMGLILEPLAQLLEWLSGWIALVPIRDWSVDRRRDVLSRIMPLYRKRGTLEGLKGLMEAFFDNVVVEQSGSQTVWIKTSVVDMTPAQPVELGTNTTLAETASPEPEDPDKIVMPPALLPVLDGMRPHSFVVGIYLNANKYRIQAQLERLKSTMSSFVDEEKPVHARCSIIYVSKPDCLG